The following coding sequences lie in one Heteronotia binoei isolate CCM8104 ecotype False Entrance Well chromosome 6, APGP_CSIRO_Hbin_v1, whole genome shotgun sequence genomic window:
- the STRIT1 gene encoding sarcoplasmic/endoplasmic reticulum calcium ATPase regulator DWORF, with product MDIPGGPIPYSRLVVPVLLLLGWLAGCALMVYYVFS from the exons ATGGACATCCCTGGTG GGCCAATCCCATATTCCCGTTTGGTTGTACCTGTCCTTCTTTTGCTTGGCTGGCTTGCAGGCTGCGCATTAATGGTGTACTATGTCTTCTCTTAA